The nucleotide sequence TCGCTTCAAGAGCTTTTACTGGATCAATTTCAGTGACAATCACACGTGAACCCATTCCTCGAGCACGCATTGCGAGTCCTCGTCCACACCAGCCGTAGCCAGCGACAACAAAAACTCTCCCCGCAAGAAGTTTGTTTGTTGCGCGAATAATTCCATCGAGCGTCGATTGGCCGGTGCCATACCGATTATCAAAAAAGTGCTTGGTCATGGCGTCGTTCACGGCCAAGATCGGCATTTTCAGTTTCCCTTCTTTCCAAAGGGCCTTGAGACGGATAACACCGGTCGTTGTTTCTTCCGTTCCGCCAATCATTTTAAGGAGTTGTGGTTCGCGATTTTTATGAAGCTCTGAGACAAGATCAGCTCCATCATCCATCGTGATATCCGGCTTCATATCGAGCACTGCCTTTATGTGAGAAAAATAAGTTTTATTGTCTTCTCCTTTAATCGCAAAAACTGAAATGCCGTAATCTTTTACGAGCGACGCGGCGACATCATCTTGTGTCGAAAGAGGATTGGAGGCGCAAAGAACCAAATTCGCCCCGCCATCTTTAAGCGCGATCATGAGATTGGCTGTTTCTGCCGTAACATGAAGACAAGCGGCAACAGTGATTCCCTTGAGTGGCTTTCTCTTTTTAAAATCTTCTCCGATGCTTTTGAGCACAGGCATATCAATCGCTGCCCATTCGATTCGTTTCTTTCCTTTGTCTGCGAGTTTAATGTCTTTTATGTCGTGCTTCATATAAGTACGTAATCTTCAATTATTAAATCTTCTTTTGGATTTTCCGCTTCTAAATTCATCACTGTTCTCTCTGCAACTGATTCAACATCCATAAATTTATCATAATCAGATGGTTTTTTGTCATGAAATATTTCCGTCTTCATACCTCCCGGATATACAGCAATAACTTTTATCGGAGTTTCTTTGCACGCCTCGCGAAGCGATTCGGTAAAACCCCGTACTGCATATTTTGTTGCCGCATAGCCAGACGATTTCGCTCTCCCACGAAGTCCGCTTACCGAAATAATGTTCACAATTGTACCAAAACCCTGGTCTTTCATTTGAATTAAAGCAGCCCTGGAGCCATACATAGTACCGAAAAGATTCACTTCCATAAGATCGTGCACTTTCGGAATATCGAGTTCCTCAATCGTAGAAAAACAAAACCAAATCCCTGCGTTATTGATCCAATAATCAATTTTCCCGAAACGTTTAACCGCTTCATCGCGAAGATTTAAAATCTCTTTTTCTTTTGTCACATCCGCAACAACAGAAGTTGCTTTAATTTCGTCGGCTGTTTCCTCCAATTCTTTTTTATCCCGTGATGAAATAATCACTTTCGCACCCCGAGCAATAAAGACTTCGGCGAGAGCCCTGCCAAAACCCCTGCTTCCGCCGGTAATTACAACAACCTTATCTTTCATTGCACCATCCTCTCATATTTTCAAGTATTTGGGAATCCGTCCGCATCCAATCTCGTATATAGGTCTTATTCGCGCGAATAAGACCTACATATAATCTTGCAATATGATATTGAGTATGGTTCTCACGGAAAAATTAAGTTCAGAAGATACTGAATAATATACTTGTACGCTCTTTTGTTCTTTTTCTAGTAAACCGGCCGCAGAAAGAATTACTAAATGTTTCGAGGTCGATTTGAGAGAAAGTTTTATCTTTTTACTGATCTCTCCTACAGAGAGTCTTTTTTTATCTTTTAAAAGATTCAGGATAAATAGGCGCCTACCATTAGCGAGCGCTTTCAAAACCTGTTCAATATTCACTGGCTGTTTAGGGCCCACAAATTTTTTAAACTTTTTGTACATCGGGCCTCCCATATCTCAATCATACTATATACCCCTTATTCGCGCGAATAAGGGGTATATATGCGTCATGTTTATATATGCATATGCATGATGCATATAAATAATTCATTTTCCTATTAGGAGATATCAAAGGCTATAATCTGGAGACGGTTCAATGATTTTTTCCTGATCGTTCACGAGGCGGGCAAAGGCATAAAAAACACTCGAGAGACGGTTCAAAAATGCCAAGGTATCTAAGCCGACTTTATTTCCTTTTTCTCCCGCACCGACCACTCGCCGTTCGGCTCTCCTAACAGCTGTCCGCGCAACATCAAAATGCGCTGCAAGTTCTGTCCCGCCCGCAATACGAAAAGTCTTAATAGGAGGGATTATCTTTTCAACTTTTGCGATAAGAGCCTCAAGACTTTCCACCTTTTTGCGCGAGATGGTCATTTCTGACCCCGCAAGCTCGGCCTGGACGATAAAAAGGTCTTTTTGGATTGCGTGGATGATATCTCCTAGAAGATCTGATTCCAGTTTGAGCTTCTTCTCATATGAGAGTACTTTGCAAATACCCAAAAAAGAATTTAGCTCATCTAGAGAGCCGAGAGCCTCGATAACCGGAGAGTCTTTCGATATACGCTCCTTACTAGTAAAGATTTTTGTCGTTCCAGCGTCGCCTTTTCCTGTGTAAAGTCCTGGCATAGTAGTAAGTGAACAAAAACCCCGCTTTCGCGAGGTTTTTTGTTTTTAGATTTAGGAAACTTCGCAGACTCCAGCGACGCAGGCAAGCTCATTTTTCACTTCAGTCTCATCTTCCATTTCGTAGGTTACGATCTTTGCGAAATCTACATATTTGAAATGCGCGAGAAGCTCATTGTATTTCTTTTCATCGATCGCTTCGTACGGAGCAAGCTTATAGACGTAATTTGATTTTGGAAGGAATGAAAGTCCGCCGATAATATCCCAATTCTGATAGACCCAGTTTGCGACTTCGATCCATTCTTCTTCTCCGATAGAAACGGTCACCGAAGGATTGTGCTCTGTATAATGCACTTTTACCATCTTCCAATGCTCAAGCTGGTCAATTGCAGAAAGATCATCTTTGAATACTGCTTTGTCCGGAGCTTTCATAGGAAATTCCATGACAAAGGTCGTTGCATCTTCCATAGTTTGTCCAACTTCAGGATAATATGGCACTCCTTGATCCTTGAGCATCTTGAAGAGAGCGTCTGAAGAAGCGATTCGAACTCGTCGGATGTAATATGGAGCGTGCCGAGGATGCATTCCAGAAGCGCAGTCTACTGTTTGCGACACTGTTCCAGATGGTTTGACGCAAGTGATGCAAGTTGAAGGATTCACTCCCATCTTTTTTGCAAATTCTTTATTCACTTTGATCGATTCGAGTCTCATTTTTTCCAAAACTTTCGGGTCTCGAACTGCAGGACAATCCCACTGGCCAGTGATAGACACCCCGAGAAGCCTTTCCGCCTCGCAATTTTTCTTCCAAGCTTCAGAGAGGTAAGGAAAATGTGTAAGAGCAGATTGATAGGTTCCAAGGATCGTTGCAAGCCGAGTTTTTTCGATCAAGGTTTTCTCCGTATCGTTCTCCCGAGCCACAACTTCCGAAAGATTACAGAATTGTTTTGACTGGAGGATAATTTCTCCGCAAGGATTGGTTCCAAGTCCTCCAATATAGCCTTTCAACACATCGAGACGTCGTTTTGGAAGAGTTTTCGCGAGAGAACCCCGGTTGAAAATACCTCTTTCTCCAGAGCCGGACTTCATAAGAGCGATCCATTCGTCCATAAATTCGGTATTCGAAGGCTTTACATTATAGACAGCGGAGTTGTTCGCGAGGCTTCGCTGGCCTTCTGTAAGGAAAAACTGGCCTTTTTTGGCATCTCGCATTGCATCATCATCCAAATCAGAAAGAGAAATAAGAGCGCTTCGGCGAACTCCTCCAGCAACCACGCATTCACCGATTTTACAGATAATATCGTGGGCATCGAGGTTTGTAAGGCGTCTTCCCTGCTTTCGGATCACTCTTTCCCGGGTAAAGGCGAGCAAATTCCGCAAAGGTTCAGGTCCAGAGCTCTTTCCACCCATGGTTTTGAGTCTCGCGCCTGCCGCACGAAGACCGGAGAGATCGAATTCAACATCATTTCCTTCAAACCATGTCTTCATACCGAACACGAATGCATCAGCCCACCCCTCTTTGCTATCTGGAACTTTGTAAGCTGGGAGTTTTTTGCCTGATTGTGTCGCGATCTGTGGAAGTGCTTGAATGTTCTGGCTCTCTACCGCAAAACCAACCCCAGTTCCGCACATTGAGATATAAATGATCTCGCCGAAATCTTGGAACGATTTTGGAGCAATGAATGAGCAGTTATAAGCAGAAACATTTGTCGCTCGGGCAGCCTTGCCAGCGAACTGGAAGAGCCGCATCGAAGGCATTACTTTTTGAGAAATAATTGCTTGTCGAATTTCTTTGTATTCAGAATCTTTGAGTTTCTTTCCTAAATTTTCTTGCATGAAGCCGATGTATCGGTCTACTGTCTCGATCCAGGTCTCACGGCGATTTTCTCCATCAACCCATTTTGCATAACTTCGGAAATAGACGAACTCCGCGAGTGGATTTCTGAAGTATTGCTTGCTGTCTGCGATAAGATTTTTGAGTTTTTCAGGAATTGCT is from Candidatus Paceibacterota bacterium and encodes:
- the ahcY gene encoding adenosylhomocysteinase, which codes for MKHDIKDIKLADKGKKRIEWAAIDMPVLKSIGEDFKKRKPLKGITVAACLHVTAETANLMIALKDGGANLVLCASNPLSTQDDVAASLVKDYGISVFAIKGEDNKTYFSHIKAVLDMKPDITMDDGADLVSELHKNREPQLLKMIGGTEETTTGVIRLKALWKEGKLKMPILAVNDAMTKHFFDNRYGTGQSTLDGIIRATNKLLAGRVFVVAGYGWCGRGLAMRARGMGSRVIVTEIDPVKALEANMDGFEVLPMKGVSKIADFICTVTGNTSVLDEEHFKVMKDGCIISNSGHFDVEINLKSLMKLSKNKRTLRDFVEEYMLKDGRKIYVLGEGRLVNLASAEGHPASVMDMSFANQALGGEYMVKNGKKLVKDHQPAVYPIPEEIDKKIAKLKLASLGVTIDTLTPEQKKYLSSWQEGTL
- a CDS encoding SDR family NAD(P)-dependent oxidoreductase, which translates into the protein MKDKVVVITGGSRGFGRALAEVFIARGAKVIISSRDKKELEETADEIKATSVVADVTKEKEILNLRDEAVKRFGKIDYWINNAGIWFCFSTIEELDIPKVHDLMEVNLFGTMYGSRAALIQMKDQGFGTIVNIISVSGLRGRAKSSGYAATKYAVRGFTESLREACKETPIKVIAVYPGGMKTEIFHDKKPSDYDKFMDVESVAERTVMNLEAENPKEDLIIEDYVLI
- a CDS encoding metalloregulator ArsR/SmtB family transcription factor; this translates as MGGPMYKKFKKFVGPKQPVNIEQVLKALANGRRLFILNLLKDKKRLSVGEISKKIKLSLKSTSKHLVILSAAGLLEKEQKSVQVYYSVSSELNFSVRTILNIILQDYM
- a CDS encoding cob(I)yrinic acid a,c-diamide adenosyltransferase, which encodes MPGLYTGKGDAGTTKIFTSKERISKDSPVIEALGSLDELNSFLGICKVLSYEKKLKLESDLLGDIIHAIQKDLFIVQAELAGSEMTISRKKVESLEALIAKVEKIIPPIKTFRIAGGTELAAHFDVARTAVRRAERRVVGAGEKGNKVGLDTLAFLNRLSSVFYAFARLVNDQEKIIEPSPDYSL
- a CDS encoding ATP cone domain-containing protein → MIKVLPLTKADLAKIKLIRKRDATVVPFEVDRIGTAVAKAMSVTKEGGEREAEAVATRVFRELLIDKTLSEDPKKFTPSVEFIQDLVEKVLILSGFVKTAKAYILYREERSKIRKRIGAIPEKLKNLIADSKQYFRNPLAEFVYFRSYAKWVDGENRRETWIETVDRYIGFMQENLGKKLKDSEYKEIRQAIISQKVMPSMRLFQFAGKAARATNVSAYNCSFIAPKSFQDFGEIIYISMCGTGVGFAVESQNIQALPQIATQSGKKLPAYKVPDSKEGWADAFVFGMKTWFEGNDVEFDLSGLRAAGARLKTMGGKSSGPEPLRNLLAFTRERVIRKQGRRLTNLDAHDIICKIGECVVAGGVRRSALISLSDLDDDAMRDAKKGQFFLTEGQRSLANNSAVYNVKPSNTEFMDEWIALMKSGSGERGIFNRGSLAKTLPKRRLDVLKGYIGGLGTNPCGEIILQSKQFCNLSEVVARENDTEKTLIEKTRLATILGTYQSALTHFPYLSEAWKKNCEAERLLGVSITGQWDCPAVRDPKVLEKMRLESIKVNKEFAKKMGVNPSTCITCVKPSGTVSQTVDCASGMHPRHAPYYIRRVRIASSDALFKMLKDQGVPYYPEVGQTMEDATTFVMEFPMKAPDKAVFKDDLSAIDQLEHWKMVKVHYTEHNPSVTVSIGEEEWIEVANWVYQNWDIIGGLSFLPKSNYVYKLAPYEAIDEKKYNELLAHFKYVDFAKIVTYEMEDETEVKNELACVAGVCEVS